The following are encoded together in the bacterium genome:
- a CDS encoding DUF4215 domain-containing protein: MSIIAAVRRSGLAPSLLVLALIVLPSPARALICGDGILDPLLEECDDGNDLPGDCCSPLCRLVAKGTECRPATDACDVAEVCDGQSGFCPADVRLPDRDADGVCDAFDHCPETPDPTNADGDADGLGDVCDPCTNPGGIPILKPKLSFSKLGMPVGDDTIRLKGNALVPGEPPIDPIRSGLRLLVEDGHGTPAIDALIPPGSFDPFVRSGWKVNPQGTVFSYRARTASAATNGIQRIILKVKRGYRPGDAVDVRFVIIGRGGTYAGPREAPVVVTLVLAPPFAANGQCAEGWFNAHGDRGPRCVYLNNGNRFVCR; this comes from the coding sequence TTGTCCATCATCGCGGCCGTCCGTCGTTCGGGCCTCGCTCCTTCGCTGCTCGTCCTCGCCCTGATCGTCCTGCCGTCGCCCGCCCGTGCCCTCATCTGCGGCGACGGCATCCTCGACCCGCTGCTCGAGGAATGCGACGACGGCAACGATCTTCCCGGGGACTGCTGTAGCCCGCTCTGTCGGCTCGTCGCCAAGGGCACCGAGTGCCGCCCGGCAACCGACGCGTGCGACGTCGCCGAGGTCTGCGACGGGCAGAGCGGCTTCTGCCCCGCCGACGTGCGCCTGCCGGACCGCGACGCGGACGGCGTCTGCGACGCCTTCGACCACTGTCCGGAGACGCCCGACCCGACGAACGCCGACGGCGACGCCGACGGGCTGGGCGACGTCTGCGACCCGTGCACCAACCCGGGCGGCATCCCGATCCTGAAGCCCAAGCTGTCGTTCTCGAAGCTCGGCATGCCGGTCGGCGACGACACCATCCGCCTGAAGGGCAACGCCCTGGTTCCCGGCGAGCCCCCGATCGACCCGATCCGCTCGGGCCTGCGGCTGCTCGTCGAGGACGGCCACGGCACCCCGGCGATCGACGCCCTGATCCCGCCGGGCTCGTTCGATCCCTTCGTTCGCTCGGGGTGGAAGGTGAATCCCCAGGGCACCGTCTTCTCGTATCGCGCCCGCACCGCGTCGGCCGCGACGAACGGCATCCAGCGCATCATCCTGAAGGTGAAGCGCGGCTACCGGCCGGGCGACGCCGTGGACGTCCGCTTCGTGATCATCGGACGCGGCGGCACCTACGCCGGACCGCGCGAAGCGCCGGTGGTCGTGACCCTGGTCCTCGCCCCGCCCTTCGCAGCCAACGGGCAGTGCGCCGAGGGCTGGTTCAACGCCCATGGCGACCGCGGTCCGCGCTGCGTCTACCTGAACAACGGCAACCGCTTCGTCTGCCGCTGA
- a CDS encoding SCP2 sterol-binding domain-containing protein: MSAPPRRAHTDWPFPFPPPGRPKPMPASGVPPPSAWRWPYRPQPPNPVPGRAVPAPVPLDAFKARVATFADDVGVISIDDPAIAHERDEILYVYPHARSLVCLVGEENRAAMQSRYLPTANHELYACEERVFRMGHDAVRYIRSLGGEGVTTTVGWPQEVSQRWADKLWPLSHKLVAQAAGLGVIGTSRNFLHRRFGAYCLLDTVLTNLEWPRADAPTGWNPCLTCNLCVASCPTEAIKPDGTFDFFACYNHTYRDSIPGFLDLVGDLVERSPKAFRARWADNEIAALWQALSFRVEYRCFNCVATCPAEIEAAFHGDKEVRRRYLDETLKPLTHTRGEEDARFVIDTPGARARYGIPPGRWRTPVDRAGDSWRNVRLVPLRRIRTQNVDAMMRWMPQYFRPSEAGDLRATVQFVLTGPGGGDWVMRIADRRCELRPGATEAPDLTLRAPATFWLAVHRGERSPVWGLLTGRIRLRGDRALFLRFPALFGVEPGEGPLARLAFALKMAWRRRRARSAA, from the coding sequence ATGTCCGCACCCCCGCGCCGCGCCCACACCGACTGGCCCTTCCCCTTCCCGCCGCCCGGCCGCCCGAAGCCGATGCCGGCGAGCGGCGTGCCGCCGCCCTCCGCGTGGCGCTGGCCGTACCGCCCGCAGCCGCCGAACCCCGTGCCGGGCCGCGCCGTGCCGGCGCCCGTCCCGCTCGACGCCTTCAAGGCTCGGGTCGCGACCTTCGCCGACGACGTCGGCGTGATCTCGATCGACGACCCGGCGATCGCCCACGAGCGCGACGAGATCCTCTACGTCTACCCGCACGCGCGCTCCCTCGTCTGTCTGGTCGGCGAGGAGAACCGCGCCGCCATGCAGTCGCGCTACCTGCCGACGGCGAACCACGAGCTCTATGCCTGCGAGGAGCGCGTCTTCCGCATGGGCCACGACGCCGTGCGCTACATCCGCTCGCTCGGCGGCGAGGGCGTGACGACCACGGTCGGCTGGCCGCAGGAGGTGAGCCAGCGCTGGGCCGACAAGCTGTGGCCGCTCAGCCACAAGCTGGTCGCGCAGGCCGCCGGCCTCGGCGTCATCGGCACGAGCCGCAACTTCCTGCACCGCCGCTTCGGCGCCTACTGCCTCCTCGACACGGTGCTGACCAACCTCGAGTGGCCCCGGGCCGACGCGCCGACCGGCTGGAACCCGTGCCTCACCTGCAACCTGTGCGTCGCCTCGTGCCCCACCGAGGCGATCAAGCCCGACGGCACCTTCGACTTCTTCGCCTGCTACAACCACACCTATCGCGACTCGATCCCCGGCTTCCTCGATCTCGTCGGCGACCTCGTCGAGCGCTCGCCGAAGGCGTTTCGCGCCCGCTGGGCCGACAACGAGATCGCGGCGCTCTGGCAGGCGCTGTCGTTCCGCGTCGAGTACCGCTGCTTCAACTGCGTCGCGACCTGTCCCGCCGAGATCGAGGCCGCGTTCCACGGCGACAAGGAGGTCCGCCGCCGCTACCTCGACGAGACCCTGAAGCCGCTGACGCACACGCGCGGCGAAGAGGACGCGCGCTTCGTCATCGACACGCCGGGCGCGCGTGCACGCTACGGCATCCCGCCGGGACGATGGCGCACACCCGTCGATCGAGCCGGCGACTCCTGGCGCAACGTCCGGCTGGTGCCGCTGCGTCGCATCCGCACGCAGAACGTCGACGCGATGATGCGCTGGATGCCGCAGTACTTCCGGCCGTCGGAGGCCGGCGACCTGCGCGCCACGGTGCAGTTCGTGCTCACCGGCCCCGGCGGCGGCGACTGGGTGATGCGCATCGCCGACCGCCGCTGCGAGCTGCGGCCGGGCGCGACGGAGGCGCCCGACCTGACCCTGCGCGCGCCCGCGACGTTCTGGCTCGCCGTCCACCGCGGCGAGCGCAGCCCGGTGTGGGGCCTCCTCACCGGACGCATCCGCCTGCGCGGCGACCGCGCGCTCTTCCTGCGCTTCCCGGCGCTCTTCGGCGTCGAGCCGGGCGAGGGGCCGCTCGCGCGCCTCGCGTTCGCGCTCAAGATGGCCTGGCGCCGCCGCCGTGCTAGGAGCGCCGCATGA
- a CDS encoding TetR family transcriptional regulator, whose amino-acid sequence MHARRSDRLAPRRRPRQARAQATSAAILEAAARVFAAHGYAAGTTNRIAERAGVSVGSLYEYWPNKDAILSALLERHLDEAHGVLAPLVAEARAGRRSLAAIVRGFVTAMVALHAHEPALHRVLFEEAPIPARLRRGLVAIDAAMVDGIAALLREHPDARVADATLAATLVVHTVEALTHRLVLHLGRAADREAWITEVTALVVRYVAGDPRARPVA is encoded by the coding sequence ATGCACGCCCGTCGCTCCGACCGTCTCGCCCCGCGCCGGCGCCCCCGCCAGGCCCGCGCCCAGGCCACGTCCGCCGCCATCCTGGAGGCGGCTGCTCGGGTTTTCGCCGCCCACGGCTACGCGGCGGGGACCACGAACCGCATCGCCGAGCGCGCCGGCGTGTCGGTCGGGTCGCTCTACGAGTACTGGCCGAACAAGGACGCCATCCTGAGCGCGCTGCTCGAGCGCCACCTCGACGAGGCGCACGGCGTCCTCGCGCCGCTGGTCGCCGAGGCGCGCGCGGGCCGGCGGTCGCTGGCCGCGATCGTACGCGGGTTCGTCACGGCGATGGTGGCGCTGCACGCACACGAGCCCGCGCTGCACCGCGTGCTCTTCGAGGAGGCGCCCATCCCGGCGCGCCTGCGGCGCGGGCTCGTGGCGATCGACGCCGCCATGGTCGACGGGATCGCGGCGCTGCTGCGCGAGCATCCCGACGCCCGCGTGGCCGACGCGACGCTCGCGGCGACGCTCGTGGTGCACACCGTCGAGGCGCTGACCCACCGCCTCGTGCTGCACCTCGGCCGCGCCGCCGACCGCGAGGCCTGGATCACCGAGGTGACGGCGCTCGTCGTGCGCTACGTGGCCGGGGACCCGCGCGCGCGCCCCGTCGCCTGA
- a CDS encoding acyl-CoA dehydrogenase family protein: protein MRDDSLDEPLADLLPRVRAAAERAERERRLPPELAAAMARAGVFRLAVPRALGGREAPVSTLLAVLEAIAHADGAAGWCAMIGATSAVVSAYLPEAEARAIWGEAPDVVTGGVFAPTGTAVEDGSDWRIAGRWRFASGCQHCDWLMGGVLVATDGRPQARLALFPAADARIIDTWDTAGLRGTGSHDIAVDDLRVPMARTVSLVDERPHAAGPLYAFPVFGLLALGIGAVALGIARRAWDELLALAGTKTPTGMHRPLAQRGAVQSEVAQATAELESARTWLCDTVGSAWNVALRGGALDLATRARLRLAATHATAAAARVTDRMYGAGGGTAIYAASPLQRCFRDVHVATQHMMVAQPTLELTGRVLLGVDADTSML, encoded by the coding sequence ATGCGCGACGATTCGCTCGACGAGCCGCTCGCGGACCTGCTGCCGCGCGTGCGCGCCGCGGCCGAGCGCGCCGAGCGTGAGCGCCGTCTCCCGCCCGAGCTCGCCGCCGCGATGGCCCGCGCCGGCGTGTTTCGCCTGGCGGTGCCGCGCGCGCTCGGCGGGCGGGAGGCGCCGGTGTCGACGCTGCTCGCCGTACTCGAGGCGATCGCGCACGCCGACGGCGCCGCCGGCTGGTGCGCGATGATCGGCGCGACCAGCGCGGTGGTGAGCGCGTACCTGCCCGAGGCCGAGGCCCGCGCGATCTGGGGCGAGGCGCCCGACGTCGTCACCGGCGGCGTCTTCGCGCCCACCGGCACCGCGGTCGAGGACGGCAGCGACTGGCGCATCGCCGGCCGCTGGCGGTTCGCGAGCGGCTGCCAGCATTGCGACTGGCTCATGGGCGGCGTCCTGGTCGCGACGGACGGCCGCCCGCAGGCGCGCCTGGCGCTGTTCCCCGCCGCCGACGCCCGCATCATCGACACCTGGGACACCGCCGGGTTGCGCGGCACGGGCAGCCACGACATCGCGGTCGACGACCTGCGCGTGCCCATGGCGCGCACCGTGTCCCTCGTCGACGAGCGCCCGCACGCGGCGGGGCCGCTCTACGCCTTCCCGGTCTTCGGCCTGCTCGCGCTCGGGATCGGCGCCGTCGCGCTCGGCATCGCGCGGCGCGCGTGGGACGAGCTGCTCGCGCTCGCGGGCACGAAGACGCCGACCGGCATGCACCGCCCGCTCGCCCAGCGGGGCGCGGTCCAGAGCGAGGTCGCGCAGGCCACGGCCGAGCTCGAGTCGGCGCGCACCTGGCTGTGCGACACGGTCGGCAGCGCCTGGAACGTCGCCCTGCGCGGCGGCGCGCTCGACCTCGCGACCCGCGCCCGCCTGCGCCTCGCCGCCACCCATGCGACCGCCGCCGCCGCCCGCGTCACCGACCGCATGTACGGCGCCGGCGGCGGCACGGCGATCTACGCCGCGAGCCCGCTCCAGCGCTGCTTCCGCGACGTGCACGTGGCGACGCAGCACATGATGGTCGCCCAGCCCACGCTCGAGCTGACCGGCCGCGTGCTCCTCGGCGTCGACGCCGACACGAGCATGCTGTGA
- a CDS encoding alpha/beta hydrolase, with amino-acid sequence MTERTIRTPNVDFAVREQGDGPLVLCLHGFPDGPQGWQAQLPALVGAGFRVVMPYMRGYRPTSAPRDGRYDAMGLAEDVGALVEALGADDAIVMGHDWGAVAAYFGALLAPQRVRRLVTMAVPYGPRFFAALRDDYAQQRRSWYMFFFQQPIAERALAHDDFAMIDGLVRDWSPGWTPPSAWLTHVKETFRRPGTAAAALGYYRQTMGPPFGDPAQLDGAIAASGIPLAPPALYVHGADDGCIGREIAAGMEACFPAGLRVLEVPGAGHFVHQERAEIVNPAVLEFLGA; translated from the coding sequence ATGACCGAACGCACGATCCGCACGCCGAACGTCGACTTCGCGGTGCGGGAGCAGGGAGACGGCCCGCTCGTCCTGTGCCTGCACGGCTTCCCCGACGGGCCGCAGGGCTGGCAGGCGCAGCTGCCGGCGCTGGTGGGCGCCGGCTTCCGCGTCGTCATGCCGTACATGCGCGGCTACCGGCCGACGAGCGCACCGCGCGACGGCCGCTACGACGCGATGGGGCTCGCGGAGGACGTCGGCGCGCTCGTCGAGGCGCTCGGCGCCGACGACGCGATCGTCATGGGGCACGACTGGGGGGCCGTCGCCGCCTACTTCGGCGCGCTACTCGCGCCGCAGCGCGTGCGCCGGCTGGTCACGATGGCGGTGCCGTACGGGCCGCGCTTCTTCGCGGCGCTGCGCGACGACTACGCGCAGCAGCGGCGCAGCTGGTACATGTTCTTCTTCCAGCAGCCCATCGCCGAACGCGCGCTCGCGCACGACGACTTCGCGATGATCGACGGCCTCGTCCGCGACTGGTCGCCCGGGTGGACGCCGCCGTCCGCGTGGCTGACACACGTGAAGGAGACGTTCCGCCGCCCGGGCACGGCCGCCGCAGCCCTCGGCTACTATCGCCAGACGATGGGACCGCCGTTCGGCGACCCCGCGCAGCTCGACGGCGCGATCGCGGCGAGCGGCATCCCGCTCGCCCCGCCGGCGCTCTACGTACACGGCGCCGACGACGGCTGCATCGGCCGTGAGATCGCGGCCGGCATGGAGGCGTGCTTCCCCGCCGGGCTGCGCGTCCTCGAGGTCCCGGGCGCCGGGCACTTCGTGCACCAGGAGCGCGCCGAGATCGTGAACCCGGCCGTGCTCGAGTTCCTCGGCGCCTGA
- a CDS encoding TetR/AcrR family transcriptional regulator has product MSTTTRGRAVAVARRARTVRRGDLRSALLAAARRLWQRDGADGLSARKIAAAVGVSATALYLHFRSIDDVLDHLRIEGHQLLAGYLRPDDPDGPALDQVRALGRGYHRFALEHRGYFDLMFHGPPGRAPHREAVQREMFTLMLVRDVLQRGLARRELRADLDLTVATTAVWAQIHGAATLAVAGLTPLTTDGQADAVRDAVIEAAVAWLSPRVATPRG; this is encoded by the coding sequence GTGTCAACCACCACGCGTGGGCGGGCCGTCGCGGTCGCGCGCCGGGCGCGCACGGTGCGGCGCGGCGATCTGCGCAGCGCCCTCCTCGCCGCCGCCCGGCGCCTCTGGCAGCGCGACGGGGCCGATGGCCTGTCGGCCCGCAAGATCGCCGCCGCGGTCGGGGTCAGCGCGACGGCGCTCTACCTGCACTTCCGCTCGATCGACGACGTCCTCGACCACCTGCGCATCGAGGGCCACCAGCTGCTCGCCGGCTACCTGCGCCCGGACGACCCGGACGGCCCCGCCCTCGACCAGGTGCGCGCCCTCGGCCGCGGCTATCACCGCTTCGCCCTCGAGCACCGCGGCTACTTCGACCTGATGTTCCACGGTCCGCCCGGCCGCGCGCCGCACCGCGAAGCCGTGCAGCGCGAGATGTTCACGCTGATGCTCGTGCGCGACGTCCTCCAGCGCGGGCTGGCGCGCCGCGAGCTGCGCGCCGACCTCGACCTCACCGTCGCGACCACCGCCGTGTGGGCCCAGATCCACGGCGCCGCGACCCTGGCCGTGGCCGGCCTGACGCCGCTCACCACCGACGGCCAGGCGGACGCCGTGCGCGACGCGGTCATCGAGGCCGCGGTCGCCTGGCTGTCGCCTCGCGTCGCCACCCCACGAGGTTGA
- a CDS encoding alpha/beta hydrolase, with translation MSWLFLLAALVGAWFTWNAYRPTYRPAPLAVASFFAGWLTTELALHHLAWQLAATLVFVWLGALDAWPGQVALAVTFVSWGFLWRVHARAWEAEAAVEDALSAGLGPEYRSDIDPGVAARFAPGVDWGQIVVPFPIRRGGDVERIRNVVYSEEGGHRLRLDVYRRRDRPMRAPTLLQIHGGGWVLGSKNEQGLPLMLHLARRGWVCVSADYRLSPRATFPDPLIDVKRALAWVRSEGVGYGADPDCVVITGGSAGGHLASLAALTPNDPAYQPGFEAADTRVQACVAFYGVYDFTDHGKYQRNRGLLRLLERQVMKCRFAEARERWERASPFHCVGAEIPPFFVIHGDHDTLVPVGEARAFAEALQTAAPGRVCYAEIPGAQHAFEIFPSLRTTFVVHGVERFLAWVVSAARAATPPLAAGRRAAAD, from the coding sequence ATGTCCTGGCTGTTCCTCCTGGCGGCGCTGGTGGGCGCCTGGTTCACCTGGAACGCCTACCGGCCGACGTATCGTCCGGCCCCGCTGGCGGTCGCGAGCTTCTTCGCCGGGTGGCTGACGACCGAGCTCGCCCTGCATCACCTCGCGTGGCAGCTCGCGGCGACGCTGGTCTTCGTGTGGCTCGGCGCGCTCGATGCCTGGCCGGGCCAGGTCGCGCTCGCCGTCACGTTCGTGTCATGGGGCTTCCTCTGGCGCGTGCACGCGCGCGCCTGGGAGGCGGAGGCCGCCGTCGAGGACGCGCTCTCGGCGGGTCTCGGTCCCGAGTACCGCAGCGACATCGATCCGGGCGTCGCCGCCCGCTTCGCGCCCGGAGTGGATTGGGGACAGATCGTCGTGCCGTTCCCGATCCGCCGCGGCGGCGACGTCGAGCGCATCCGCAACGTCGTCTACAGCGAAGAGGGCGGACATCGGCTGCGTCTCGACGTCTATCGCCGCCGCGACCGGCCGATGCGGGCTCCGACGCTGCTGCAGATCCACGGCGGCGGCTGGGTGCTCGGCAGCAAGAACGAGCAGGGTCTGCCGCTCATGCTGCATCTCGCGCGCCGCGGCTGGGTTTGCGTCAGCGCCGACTACCGGCTGAGCCCGCGGGCGACCTTCCCCGATCCGCTGATCGACGTGAAGCGCGCGCTCGCCTGGGTTCGCTCCGAGGGCGTGGGCTACGGCGCCGACCCCGACTGCGTCGTCATCACCGGCGGCTCGGCCGGCGGGCATCTGGCCTCGCTGGCGGCGTTGACCCCGAACGACCCCGCCTACCAGCCGGGGTTCGAGGCCGCCGACACCCGCGTCCAGGCCTGCGTGGCGTTCTACGGCGTCTACGACTTCACCGACCACGGGAAGTACCAGCGCAATCGCGGGCTCCTGCGCCTCCTCGAGCGCCAGGTGATGAAGTGTCGTTTCGCCGAGGCGCGCGAGCGCTGGGAGCGGGCGTCGCCGTTCCACTGCGTGGGTGCGGAGATCCCGCCGTTCTTCGTCATCCACGGCGACCACGACACGCTGGTTCCGGTGGGCGAGGCGCGGGCCTTCGCCGAGGCCCTCCAGACGGCGGCGCCGGGACGCGTCTGCTACGCCGAGATCCCCGGGGCGCAGCACGCCTTCGAGATCTTCCCGTCGCTGCGGACGACCTTCGTGGTCCACGGCGTCGAGCGCTTTCTCGCCTGGGTGGTGTCGGCCGCGCGGGCTGCGACCCCGCCGCTTGCGGCCGGCCGCCGTGCGGCCGCCGATTGA
- a CDS encoding ferritin-like domain-containing protein, whose translation METILKEHRRQIGNFEVVDVVDEQQIAGLRRKLDVDVPLELHWTWEYGSEVEELRALYERGKRGQWNAEEDIDWSIPMPRDEWFIPPIGASLLASLLTEMGRDEATCKEAAWDEFSHLISQLLHGEQAALQLCGQLVNCCPTMDQKWYAGSQVIDEVRHIEVFSKFLQRKMGVVHPIDPTLKVLLDKLLEAPNWQTKTLGMQTLFEGMAVGIMDMVAKTNLSPLVKDIIHRVHGDEARHAAFGVLSMRRLVKESDPETLEQLEDFAFNILETLNANQQLDMLHRFGPKYGIDPDAAVQIMHGMDQWSLINSEPYMHTVMPNLMRLGLITERTEHKYRERGMLIGEHLAQRQAAAAGN comes from the coding sequence ATGGAGACGATACTCAAGGAGCACCGCCGCCAGATCGGAAACTTCGAGGTGGTCGACGTCGTCGACGAGCAGCAGATCGCCGGGCTGCGCCGGAAGCTCGACGTCGACGTGCCGCTCGAGCTGCACTGGACGTGGGAGTACGGCAGCGAGGTCGAGGAGCTGCGCGCCCTCTACGAGCGCGGCAAGCGCGGCCAGTGGAACGCGGAAGAGGACATCGACTGGTCGATCCCGATGCCGCGCGACGAGTGGTTCATCCCGCCGATCGGCGCGTCCCTGCTGGCGAGCCTCCTCACCGAGATGGGCCGCGACGAGGCCACCTGCAAGGAAGCGGCGTGGGACGAGTTCTCCCACCTGATCTCGCAGCTGCTCCACGGCGAGCAGGCGGCGCTCCAGCTCTGCGGCCAGCTCGTCAACTGCTGCCCGACCATGGACCAGAAGTGGTACGCCGGCTCGCAGGTCATCGACGAGGTCCGCCACATCGAGGTCTTCTCGAAGTTCCTGCAGCGCAAGATGGGCGTCGTGCATCCCATCGACCCCACCCTGAAGGTGCTGCTCGACAAACTCCTCGAGGCGCCGAACTGGCAGACGAAGACGCTCGGCATGCAGACCCTCTTCGAGGGCATGGCCGTCGGCATCATGGACATGGTCGCCAAGACGAACCTCTCGCCGCTGGTGAAGGACATCATCCACCGCGTGCACGGCGACGAAGCGCGCCACGCGGCGTTCGGCGTCCTCAGCATGCGCCGGCTGGTGAAGGAGTCCGACCCGGAGACGCTCGAGCAGCTCGAGGACTTCGCCTTCAACATCCTCGAGACGCTGAACGCGAACCAGCAGCTCGACATGCTGCACCGCTTCGGCCCGAAGTACGGCATCGACCCCGACGCCGCCGTGCAGATCATGCACGGCATGGATCAGTGGTCGCTCATCAACAGCGAGCCCTACATGCACACGGTGATGCCGAACCTGATGCGCCTCGGGCTCATCACCGAGCGCACCGAGCACAAGTACCGCGAGCGCGGCATGCTGATCGGCGAGCACCTCGCCCAGCGTCAGGCCGCCGCGGCCGGCAACTAG
- a CDS encoding rhomboid family intramembrane serine protease gives MRGAAHAGFAGLLVLSDAPLDAVAGAHAESATVEEWALALAAAGIPHRVVAVPGGWAIGVAAADQTQARAIVAEADAERQRRRAGIASDELDGGSIRGALVMVAALAVAYLLTAGPGAVWALHAGAADARSILAGQTWRAVTALTLHADAAHLVSNLVSGGVVAAALCRTLGGGLTALLLVAAGTGGNWLNAVLRGPGHVSIGASTAVLGGIGIVTGLACVRSWRLGTGFARAWVPLAAGFALLALLGATEDARVDVGAHLLGFLVGGVLGGITGLGLRRAPGPAAQRALGALAGLVVAGAWLLALRNA, from the coding sequence GTGCGGGGGGCAGCTCACGCAGGGTTCGCTGGGCTCCTGGTCCTGAGCGACGCGCCGCTCGACGCCGTCGCCGGCGCGCACGCCGAGTCCGCGACCGTCGAGGAGTGGGCGCTTGCCCTCGCGGCGGCCGGCATCCCGCACCGGGTGGTCGCGGTCCCGGGCGGGTGGGCCATCGGCGTGGCGGCCGCCGACCAGACGCAGGCCCGGGCGATCGTCGCCGAGGCCGACGCCGAGCGGCAGCGACGGCGGGCGGGGATCGCGTCCGACGAGCTCGACGGCGGCAGCATCCGCGGGGCGCTCGTCATGGTCGCGGCGCTCGCCGTCGCCTATCTCCTGACGGCGGGGCCGGGCGCCGTCTGGGCGCTGCACGCCGGCGCCGCCGACGCGCGCAGCATCCTCGCCGGCCAGACGTGGCGCGCGGTCACCGCGCTCACGCTGCACGCCGACGCCGCCCATCTCGTCAGCAACCTCGTCAGCGGGGGCGTGGTCGCGGCCGCGCTCTGCCGCACGCTCGGCGGGGGGCTCACGGCGCTGCTCCTCGTCGCGGCCGGGACGGGCGGCAACTGGCTGAACGCCGTCCTGCGTGGACCGGGACACGTCTCGATCGGGGCGTCGACCGCCGTCCTCGGCGGCATCGGCATCGTCACGGGGCTCGCGTGCGTGCGCTCGTGGCGTCTCGGCACGGGGTTCGCCCGCGCCTGGGTGCCGCTCGCCGCCGGCTTCGCGCTGCTCGCGCTCCTCGGGGCCACCGAGGACGCGCGCGTCGACGTCGGCGCGCATCTCCTCGGCTTCCTCGTCGGCGGCGTTCTCGGCGGGATCACGGGCCTCGGCCTGCGGCGCGCCCCCGGACCGGCCGCGCAGCGTGCCCTCGGCGCACTGGCCGGGCTCGTCGTCGCCGGCGCCTGGCTGCTCGCGCTGCGCAACGCCTGA
- a CDS encoding RluA family pseudouridine synthase — protein MTPAGARRVAFTVRAVEEGLRLDQVLALRVPGLSRRQARVLLDLGGVFVDGRRVRIAGRGVRAGQAIVAHVGGALARATKDVGRAARARDEAALPPVPVVHQDMDVIVVDKPPGILSAPTPESDRTNLVSLLSRRTQPPEPVFLVHRIDRPTSGLLVFARSALANRALGEAFRTHDVEREYVAVVCGAVPDALATIDAPLGGRRAVTHLAVAGRLGTVATVLRCRLETGRTHQIRLHCRGAGHPVLGDADVAVAGGPEPPRLALHAAVLGFRHPRSGEPLRFTSPLPADLAGWLEALRTRVAAGA, from the coding sequence GTGACGCCCGCGGGGGCGCGCCGGGTGGCCTTCACGGTGCGTGCGGTGGAGGAGGGGCTCCGGCTCGATCAGGTGCTGGCGCTCCGCGTGCCGGGGCTCTCGCGCCGCCAGGCACGCGTGCTCCTCGACCTGGGCGGCGTCTTCGTCGACGGCCGGCGCGTGCGCATCGCCGGCCGCGGCGTGCGCGCAGGGCAGGCGATCGTCGCGCACGTGGGCGGGGCGCTCGCGCGGGCCACCAAGGACGTGGGCCGCGCCGCGCGGGCGCGCGACGAGGCGGCGCTGCCGCCGGTGCCGGTCGTGCATCAGGACATGGACGTGATCGTCGTCGACAAGCCGCCCGGCATCCTCTCGGCACCGACGCCCGAGAGCGATCGCACGAACCTCGTGAGCCTGCTGTCCCGGCGCACGCAGCCGCCCGAGCCCGTGTTCCTCGTGCATCGCATCGATCGGCCCACGAGCGGGCTCCTCGTCTTCGCGCGCTCGGCGCTGGCGAACCGTGCGCTCGGGGAGGCGTTCCGCACGCACGACGTGGAGCGCGAGTACGTCGCCGTCGTGTGCGGCGCCGTCCCCGACGCGCTCGCGACGATCGACGCGCCGCTCGGCGGGCGGCGCGCGGTCACGCACCTCGCCGTCGCCGGGCGCCTCGGCACGGTGGCGACCGTGCTGCGTTGCCGCCTCGAGACCGGCCGCACGCACCAGATCCGACTCCACTGCCGCGGCGCCGGGCATCCCGTCCTCGGCGATGCGGACGTCGCCGTCGCGGGCGGGCCCGAGCCGCCGCGGCTGGCGCTGCACGCCGCGGTGCTCGGCTTCCGGCATCCGCGCAGCGGCGAGCCGCTGCGCTTCACGAGCCCGCTGCCGGCCGACCTCGCCGGCTGGCTCGAAGCTCTGCGTACGCGCGTCGCCGCGGGCGCGTGA
- a CDS encoding peroxiredoxin has product MALEVGKAAPAFTLEDGAGTKVSLSDFAGKHVIVYFYPKDDTPGCTKEACGFRDAWKELQKLGAVVLGVSADDAASHQRFSAKYRLPFPLLSDPRRTVMTKYGAFGEKVLYGKKTTGVIRSTVWVGPDGKVRKHWARVPKAEAHPEAVLKALRTAE; this is encoded by the coding sequence ATGGCGCTCGAGGTCGGTAAGGCGGCTCCCGCGTTCACGCTGGAGGACGGCGCAGGCACGAAGGTCTCGTTGTCCGATTTCGCGGGCAAGCACGTGATCGTCTACTTCTACCCGAAGGACGACACGCCGGGGTGCACGAAGGAGGCCTGCGGCTTCCGCGATGCGTGGAAGGAGCTCCAGAAGCTCGGCGCCGTGGTGCTCGGCGTGTCGGCCGACGACGCGGCGTCGCACCAGAGGTTCAGCGCCAAGTACCGGCTGCCGTTCCCGCTGCTCTCGGACCCGAGGCGGACGGTCATGACGAAGTACGGCGCCTTCGGCGAGAAGGTCCTCTACGGCAAGAAGACCACCGGGGTGATCCGCTCGACGGTGTGGGTCGGCCCGGACGGCAAGGTCCGCAAGCACTGGGCGCGCGTGCCGAAGGCCGAAGCGCACCCGGAAGCGGTCCTCAAGGCACTGCGCACGGCGGAGTGA